From Corvus cornix cornix isolate S_Up_H32 chromosome 1A, ASM73873v5, whole genome shotgun sequence, a single genomic window includes:
- the LOC104698315 gene encoding translation initiation factor IF-2-like isoform X2 produces MATEPARGCGRVAVAERLRRARPAPTRPPREVPSAAAATKPRGTGWAHRVPPRPPPRRSPGTRGGRAAPRRRGGGAGRCDTGGAGRCGTGAARRCGTGAARRCGTGGAGGCDTGGAAGWISPAVRRDGYHLRCGGMWHRRDGGRSTSLSVMRGAVTETARRVNPDLDSQ; encoded by the coding sequence ATGGCGACCGAGCCCGCCCGGGGATGTGGGCGCGTCGCAGTCGCGGAGCGTCTCCGCCGGGCCCGCCCGGCCCCGACCCGCCCGCCCCGGGAGGTGCCATCGGCCGCCGCCGCAACAAAGCCCCGCGGCACCGGGTGGGCTCACCGGGTGCCTCCTCGCCCGCCCCCTCGGAGGAGCCCCGGCACCCGCGGAGGACGGGCGGCTCCTCGCCGTCGAGGCGGCGGCGCAGGGCGATGTGACACCGGCGGTGCGGGGCGATGTGGCACCGGCGCTGCCAGGAGATGTGGCACCGGCGCTGCCAGGAGATGTGGCACCGGCGGCGCGGGGGGATGTGATACCGGCGGTGCGGCGGGATGGATATCACCGGCGGTGCGGCGGGATGGATATCACCTGCGGTGCGGCGGGATGTGGCACCGGCGCGACGGCGGGCGCAGCACCTCCCTCAGCGTGATGCGCGG